The DNA region GCTGCACCACCGGCTGGGCGATCCAGGAGCGGGGGTCGTCCAGGATCTTGCCGCGCAGCACCTCCAGCTCGCGCGCCGAGGCCGCCGGCCCGATCACGATGCCCTTGCCGCCGGAGCCGTCGACGGGCTTCAGGACGAGCTCGTCGAGCCGGTCGAGGACCTCCTCGCGAGAGGTCGCGTCGCCCATCCGCCAGGTGTCGACGTTCTTGATGATCGGATCCTCCGCCAGGTAGTAGCGGATGATGTCGGGCATGTAGGTGTAGACGAGCTTGTCGTCGGCGACCCCGTTGCCGACCGCGTTGGCCAGGGTCACGTTGCCCATCCGGGCGGCGTCGATCAGCCCCACGCAGCCGAGCATCGAGTCGGGCCGGAAGTGGACCGGATCGAGGAACTCGTCGTCGATGCGCCGGTAGATGACGTGCACCGGGGCCAGCCCCTTGGTCGTACGCATCAGCACCTGCCCGTTGCGACAGACCAGGTCGCGCCCCTCGACGAGCTCGACCCCCATCGTCCGGGCCAGCAGCGCGTGCTCGAAGTAGGCGCCGTTGTAGACGCCCGGCGTCAGCACGACCACGGTCGGGTCGGCGACACCGGCCGGAGCGGCCGCACGCAGCGCCGCGAGGAGCTTCTGCGGGTAGTTGGCCACCGGCCGGATCCGGTGCTCGGCGATCGTCTCCGGCAGCGCCGCCGAGATCGCGCGACGGTTGGTCATGACGTACGAGACACCCGACGGGACCCGCACGTTGTCCTCCAGCACGCGGAACTCGCCGGCGTTGTCACGGACCAGGTCGATGCCGGAGACCTGGACGCGTACGCCGTTGGGCGGGTGCACGCCCGCGGCCGCGCGGTGGTAGTGGCTGGAGGTGGTGATCACCTCGCGCGGGATCACCCCGTCCTCGAAGACCTTGCCCTCGTCGTAGACGTCGGCGAGGAAGAGCTCGAGCGCCTTGACGCGCTGCTGGACGCCCTTGTCGATCGTCGTCCAGGCGTCCCGCTCGATGACCCGCGGCACGATGTCGAGCGGGAAGGCCCGCTCCTCGCCGCCGATGTCGAAGGTGACGCCCTGGTCGAGATAGCTGGCCTGCATCGCCTCGACCCGGCTGATCAGCTCGGAGGCGCTGAGCCTGCGCAGGGAGTCGCCGAGCCGCTGGTAGGGAGGCCGCAGCTCGCCGCCGGCGAACATCTCGTCGAAGGCCGGATCTCGAGTCTCGTAGGCGTCGAACATCTGGCTCATGGTGGCAACCTACTGAAATCCGTGTAACAGCGCTGTTGCCCACGCGAACATCTCGCACAACGGTAGGTTGGCGGCATGAGCGACGAGCACGCGGGCGAGTTCTACTACTGCCTCAAGCACCAGACCGTCGAGCCGTACGAGGGCTGCAAGGCCAAGGATCGTCTCGGCCCCTACGCCTCCCACGCCGAGGCCGCCCTGGCACTGCAGAAGGTGCAGGAGAACAACGA from Nocardioides luteus includes:
- a CDS encoding circularly permuted type 2 ATP-grasp protein, which codes for MSQMFDAYETRDPAFDEMFAGGELRPPYQRLGDSLRRLSASELISRVEAMQASYLDQGVTFDIGGEERAFPLDIVPRVIERDAWTTIDKGVQQRVKALELFLADVYDEGKVFEDGVIPREVITTSSHYHRAAAGVHPPNGVRVQVSGIDLVRDNAGEFRVLEDNVRVPSGVSYVMTNRRAISAALPETIAEHRIRPVANYPQKLLAALRAAAPAGVADPTVVVLTPGVYNGAYFEHALLARTMGVELVEGRDLVCRNGQVLMRTTKGLAPVHVIYRRIDDEFLDPVHFRPDSMLGCVGLIDAARMGNVTLANAVGNGVADDKLVYTYMPDIIRYYLAEDPIIKNVDTWRMGDATSREEVLDRLDELVLKPVDGSGGKGIVIGPAASARELEVLRGKILDDPRSWIAQPVVQLSTVPTFIDGDLGARHVDLRPFAVNDGDKVWVLPGGLTRVALAEGELIVNSSRGGGSKDTWVLAGPTSPRPTDRGQSQGQSQAQGVA